One genomic window of Luteitalea pratensis includes the following:
- a CDS encoding Fur family transcriptional regulator: protein MLTDPAQLLRQRGIQVTAQRLAVLRAVAGEPHIAADGVADVVRAEIGTISLQSVYDALGVLVAEGLIRRIQPAGSAARYETRVGDNHHHLICRVCGRLVDVDCAVHKAPCLTPPDGMGYEIDEAEVAYWGRCPQCVAQSRAAFRPDTTPRRATRRTARADGPATRSPVPDENSRT, encoded by the coding sequence GTGCTGACCGACCCGGCCCAACTCCTTCGTCAGCGCGGCATTCAGGTCACGGCTCAGCGCCTGGCGGTCTTGCGGGCGGTCGCAGGTGAACCACACATCGCGGCCGACGGCGTCGCCGACGTTGTCAGGGCAGAGATCGGCACCATTTCGTTGCAGTCGGTGTACGACGCCCTTGGCGTGCTGGTTGCCGAAGGGCTCATCCGGCGCATCCAGCCGGCCGGCTCCGCGGCTCGCTACGAGACGCGCGTCGGCGACAACCATCACCACTTGATCTGTCGCGTCTGCGGCCGCCTGGTCGACGTCGACTGCGCAGTGCACAAGGCGCCCTGTCTCACGCCGCCCGACGGCATGGGTTACGAGATCGACGAGGCCGAGGTCGCCTACTGGGGTCGCTGTCCGCAATGTGTGGCCCAGTCGCGAGCGGCATTCCGGCCCGACACAACACCACGCCGCGCCACGCGAAGGACCGCGCGCGCGGACGGGCCGGCGACCCGGTCGCCGGTCCCTGACGAGAATTCCCGGACCTGA
- the katG gene encoding catalase/peroxidase HPI translates to MEMENKCPFSGKAHAGTSNRDWWPNQLDLKVLHQNPPARDPMGPSFDYAKEFKTLDLDALKKDIETVMKDSQDWWPADFGHYGPFFIRMAWHAAGTYRIYDGRGGAGSGEQRFAPLNSWPDNANLDKARRLLWPIKKKYGKTISWADLLVLTGNVALESMGFKTFGFGGGREDVWEPTEVNWGTEDTWLADARYSGDRDLANPLGAVQMGLIYVNPEGPNGNPDPLAAARDIRETFRRMAMNDEETVALIAGGHTFGKTHGAGPATHVGPEPEGAPLEAQGLGWTSSYASGKGGDTITSGLEVTWTTTPTRWSNDYFGHLFGYEWELTESPAGAKQWKPNDGAGAATVPDAHDPSKRHAPTMLTTDLALRADPSYERISRRFLENPQEFADAFARAWFKLTHRDMGPITRYLGKEVPAEPQLWQDPVPSAAHDPIGTDDIVALERQILASGLTTSQLVSTAWASAATFRGTDRRGGANGARIRLAPQKDWAVNDPSGLATVLQTLEGIQQAFNAAQAGGKKQVSLADVIVLGGCAAVEHAARLAGYDVQVPFAPGRTDATEEQTDVEAFAVLEPTFDGFRNYVAQGHQVPAEVLLVERAQMLTLTAPELTVLVGGLRVLNANAGQSALGVFTTRPGTLSTDFFVNLLDMSTEWKPTSEAADTFEGRARGTSARTWNASRVDLLFGSNSELRALAEVYACDDAQEKFVHDFVAAWTKVMNLDRFDLA, encoded by the coding sequence ATGGAGATGGAAAACAAATGCCCGTTTTCGGGCAAGGCGCACGCGGGCACGTCGAACCGGGACTGGTGGCCGAACCAGTTGGACCTCAAGGTCCTGCACCAGAACCCGCCGGCGCGCGATCCCATGGGCCCGTCATTCGACTATGCCAAGGAGTTCAAGACCCTCGATCTCGATGCCCTGAAGAAGGACATCGAGACGGTCATGAAGGACTCGCAGGATTGGTGGCCGGCCGACTTTGGCCACTACGGGCCGTTCTTCATCCGGATGGCCTGGCATGCGGCCGGCACCTACCGCATCTACGACGGCCGCGGCGGCGCCGGCTCCGGCGAGCAGCGTTTCGCACCGCTCAACAGTTGGCCGGACAACGCCAACCTCGACAAGGCGCGCCGGCTGTTGTGGCCGATCAAGAAGAAGTACGGCAAGACGATCTCGTGGGCGGACCTCCTGGTCTTGACCGGCAACGTCGCGCTGGAGTCGATGGGGTTCAAGACCTTCGGCTTCGGCGGCGGGCGAGAAGATGTGTGGGAGCCCACCGAGGTGAACTGGGGCACCGAAGACACGTGGCTCGCTGACGCGCGCTATAGCGGCGACCGCGACCTTGCCAACCCTCTCGGCGCCGTGCAGATGGGCCTCATCTACGTCAACCCCGAAGGGCCGAACGGCAACCCGGATCCGCTGGCCGCCGCGCGCGACATCCGCGAGACGTTCCGGCGCATGGCGATGAACGACGAGGAGACGGTCGCGCTCATCGCCGGTGGGCACACCTTCGGCAAGACCCACGGCGCGGGTCCCGCGACGCATGTCGGACCGGAACCGGAGGGGGCACCGCTCGAGGCGCAGGGCCTCGGCTGGACGAGTAGCTATGCCTCCGGCAAGGGCGGCGACACCATCACCAGTGGGCTCGAGGTCACCTGGACCACGACGCCGACCAGGTGGAGCAACGACTACTTCGGTCACCTGTTCGGCTACGAGTGGGAACTCACGGAGAGCCCCGCAGGGGCGAAGCAGTGGAAGCCGAACGACGGCGCCGGGGCCGCCACCGTGCCCGATGCCCACGACCCGTCGAAGCGGCACGCGCCGACGATGCTGACGACGGATCTGGCGCTGCGCGCTGACCCGTCGTATGAACGGATCTCCAGGCGCTTCCTCGAGAACCCGCAAGAGTTCGCTGACGCGTTCGCCAGGGCATGGTTCAAGCTCACGCACCGCGACATGGGTCCCATCACGCGCTACCTCGGCAAGGAGGTGCCGGCGGAGCCACAGTTGTGGCAGGACCCGGTCCCGTCGGCCGCGCACGATCCGATCGGCACCGACGACATCGTCGCGCTCGAGCGTCAGATCCTCGCCTCTGGACTGACGACCTCGCAGCTGGTCTCGACCGCATGGGCATCTGCCGCAACGTTCCGCGGCACCGACCGGCGGGGAGGCGCCAACGGCGCGCGCATCCGTCTCGCGCCGCAGAAGGACTGGGCGGTGAACGACCCGTCCGGGCTGGCGACGGTGCTGCAGACGCTCGAGGGCATCCAGCAGGCCTTCAACGCCGCGCAGGCGGGCGGAAAGAAGCAGGTCTCGCTTGCCGATGTGATCGTGCTGGGCGGCTGTGCCGCCGTCGAGCATGCCGCCAGGCTCGCCGGCTACGACGTGCAGGTGCCGTTTGCTCCGGGGCGCACCGATGCGACCGAGGAGCAGACCGACGTGGAAGCCTTTGCCGTGCTCGAACCGACGTTCGACGGCTTCCGCAACTACGTGGCCCAGGGACACCAGGTGCCGGCCGAGGTGCTGCTGGTCGAGCGGGCGCAGATGCTGACGCTGACGGCTCCAGAGTTGACCGTGCTCGTTGGCGGTCTGCGTGTCCTGAACGCGAACGCCGGCCAGTCCGCCCTCGGCGTCTTCACCACACGGCCCGGGACGTTGAGCACCGACTTCTTCGTGAACCTGCTCGACATGAGCACGGAGTGGAAGCCGACGTCGGAGGCCGCAGACACGTTCGAGGGGC